The Malus sylvestris chromosome 12, drMalSylv7.2, whole genome shotgun sequence genome contains a region encoding:
- the LOC126592746 gene encoding protein TRANSPARENT TESTA 9-like isoform X2, translated as MWRSLWRSIDRFSLQYFKYVINELRKIKVVDGHNRELVIDLLQSIVELVTYGDRQDPSIFEYFMEYQVLSEFVRVLKISRNSRIEAPLLQYLSIMIQNMNSDISIYYCFSNDYINNIIGHKFEFGGDLALYYVSFLRAVGNKLNKDTLCLLLKVHGDAVASFPLYEEALKFAHHGDKMIQTAIRALNLSIYNASDDMVYQYITTPPVSRYFSDMVSSLSKKFFHLDALVHDAEMRTRQKKEEILLETDKIVDDLYYLKDILGIGESRLSRAVTENLLRILIVPILLPLLQMGQSNGSNLSAVTSFYTISCLLQVIGGKGIFNFVAEVILYPHMTSSVRDAVQRDSTESDGHAKSILSEMGIVSSSHETEGAENNSLLTDTVSIKRSGILAHIFSENHSLLLASLFLLFILAETKDLHPLLAQMTGLSGMQYMIILNALLKVLASQPPYSILIQWHTGWFLRKLLICQGKGLSDHNFQLFNTSYQQSRECLQKELDGCWFDHIPEAFRNEWANCKAALQEASQCKDPFFVLELDVSQQTTDGDATSYCAWQRMVDNVKVFILHLQLKSTISKGELLEEPLLDSSAIADSSNTHASNGASASFGSEVGLGSGISCRISFSKAGIRDIYLIPVAKKTSGKVILAEKHPFRSQRGIVLAIAPLAGLIPKIDEDHPTWLHLQIREFEPKLYKSRVRGHRSGKSNHVADGRWTLGFPNAKACEAARLSILEETRKQRSSVESVLAPLLQNSCLGNLSESEDE; from the exons ATGTGGCGCTCTCTCTGGCGCTCCATCGACCGCTTCTCGCTCCAGTACTTCAA GTATGTAATCAATGAACTGCGgaagatcaaagttgtggacGGGCATAACAGG GAACTAGTCATAGATTTATTACAGTCCATAGTGGAGCTAGTTACTTATGGCGATAGACAAGACCCATCGATTTTCGA ATATTTTATGGAATACCAAGTTTTATCAGAATTTGTTCGTGTGCTAAAGATCAGTAGAAATTCAAGAATTGAGGCACCGTTGCTTCAGTACCTGAGTATAATGATTCAAAACATGAATAGTGACATTTCAATTT ATTATTGTTTTAGCAATGACTACATCAACAATATTATAGGACACAAGTTTGAATTTGGAGGAGATCTAGCGTTATATTATGTTTCCTTTttgag AGCAGTGGGcaataaattaaacaaagataCACTTTGCCTTCTTCTGAAGGTTCACGGG GATGCTGTAGCGTCATTTCCCCTGTATGAAGAGGCTCTCAAATTTGCCCACCATGGGGATAAGATGATTCAGACAGCTATTCGTGCATTAAATCTCAGTATATATAATG CTAGTGATGATATGGTTTATCAATATATAACAACTCCTCCAGTCTCAAGGTATTTCTCAGATATGGTTTCAAGCTTAAGCAAGAAGTTCTTTCATCTAGATGCCCTTGTCCACGATGCAGA GATGCGTACACgtcaaaagaaagaagaaatacTTTTGGAAACTGATAAGATAGTCGATGATCTGTATTACTTGAAGGACATACTTGGTATTGGCGAGTCTCGTTTGAGTAGAGCAGTTACTGAAAATCTTCTCAGAATATTAATCGTTCCCATATTACTCCCATTACTGCAGATGGGGCAGAGTAAT GGCTCAAATCTGTCTGCAGTTACGTCTTTCTATACTatttcttgtcttcttcaagTCATTGGTGGAAAAGGCATATTCAACTTTGTCGCCGAAGTTATTTTATATCCTCATATGACCTCAAGTGTGAGAGATGCTGTTCAAAGGGACTCAACTGAGAGCGATGGTCATGCTAAATCTATATTGAGTGAAATGGGAATAGTATCTTCTAGTCATGAGACTGAAGGAGCAGAAAATAATAGCCTCCTTACTGATACTGTCTCTATCAAAAG gagtggaataCTAGCACATATTTTCTCCGAGAATCATAGTCTATTGCTAGCATCACTATTCTTGTTGTTTATTTTAGCAGAAACAAAAG ATCTTCATCCTTTGCTGGCTCAAATGACTGGATTAAGTGGAATGCAATATATGATT ATTTTAAATGCATTATTGAAGGTTTTAGCAAGTCAACCACCTTACTCTATACTAATACAATGGCATACAGGGTGGTTCTTGCGGAAGCTTTTGATTTGTCAAGGAAAAGGGCTTAGTGATCATAATTTCCAGCTATTCAAT ACCTCATATCAGCAGTCCCGTGAATGTCTTCAGAAAGAACTTGATGGATGCTGGTTTGATCATATACCAGAGGCTTTCAGAAATGAATGGGCAAACTGTAAAGCAG CTCTTCAGGAAGCATCCCAATGTAAAGATCCTTTTTTTGTTCTTGAGCTTGATGTTAGCCAACAAACTACTGATG GTGATGCAACTTCATACTGTGCTTGGCAGAGGATGGTTGACAATGTGAAG GTTTTTATTCTCCATCTTCAACTTAAATCAACAATTTCCAAAGGAGAATTGCTTGAAGAGCCCTTGCTGGACAGCAGTGCAATTGCTGATTCTAGTAATACGCATGCTTCAAATGGTGCGTCTGCAAGCTTTGGGTCGGAGGTTGGTTTAG GATCTGGAATTTCATGTAGAATTTCATTTTCCAAAGCTGGAATCAGGGATATCTACCTGATACCTGTGGCAAAGAAAACATCTGGAAAAGTGATTCTTGCAGAGAAGCATCCTTTCCGCAGTCAACGAGGAATTGTACTTGCTATTGCACCATTGGCTGGTTTAATT CCAAAAATAGATGAGGATCACCCGACATGGTTGCATCTTCAGATAAGAGAGTTTGAACCAAAACTCTACAAAAGTAGAGTTAGAGGCCATCGTTCGGGGAAGTCCAATCATGTGGCTGATGGGAGATGGACACTTGGTTTTCCAAATGCCAAAGCTTGCGAAGCTGCTCGATTGTCAATACTTGAGGAAACCAGGAAGCAAAGATCCTCTGTCGAGAGTGTACTTGCTCCTCTCCTGCAGAATAGTTGTCTCGGAAATTTATCAGAGAGCGAAGATGAGTGA
- the LOC126592746 gene encoding protein TRANSPARENT TESTA 9-like isoform X1: MWRSLWRSIDRFSLQYFKYVINELRKIKVVDGHNRELVIDLLQSIVELVTYGDRQDPSIFEYFMEYQVLSEFVRVLKISRNSRIEAPLLQYLSIMIQNMNSDISIYYCFSNDYINNIIGHKFEFGGDLALYYVSFLRAVGNKLNKDTLCLLLKVHGDAVASFPLYEEALKFAHHGDKMIQTAIRALNLSIYNASDDMVYQYITTPPVSRYFSDMVSSLSKKFFHLDALVHDAEMRTRQKKEEILLETDKIVDDLYYLKDILGIGESRLSRAVTENLLRILIVPILLPLLQMGQSNGSNLSAVTSFYTISCLLQVIGGKGIFNFVAEVILYPHMTSSVRDAVQRDSTESDGHAKSILSEMGIVSSSHETEGAENNSLLTDTVSIKRSGILAHIFSENHSLLLASLFLLFILAETKDLHPLLAQMTGLSGMQYMIDVDGSIGNLLWKHMDVILNALLKVLASQPPYSILIQWHTGWFLRKLLICQGKGLSDHNFQLFNTSYQQSRECLQKELDGCWFDHIPEAFRNEWANCKAALQEASQCKDPFFVLELDVSQQTTDGDATSYCAWQRMVDNVKVFILHLQLKSTISKGELLEEPLLDSSAIADSSNTHASNGASASFGSEVGLGSGISCRISFSKAGIRDIYLIPVAKKTSGKVILAEKHPFRSQRGIVLAIAPLAGLIPKIDEDHPTWLHLQIREFEPKLYKSRVRGHRSGKSNHVADGRWTLGFPNAKACEAARLSILEETRKQRSSVESVLAPLLQNSCLGNLSESEDE; encoded by the exons ATGTGGCGCTCTCTCTGGCGCTCCATCGACCGCTTCTCGCTCCAGTACTTCAA GTATGTAATCAATGAACTGCGgaagatcaaagttgtggacGGGCATAACAGG GAACTAGTCATAGATTTATTACAGTCCATAGTGGAGCTAGTTACTTATGGCGATAGACAAGACCCATCGATTTTCGA ATATTTTATGGAATACCAAGTTTTATCAGAATTTGTTCGTGTGCTAAAGATCAGTAGAAATTCAAGAATTGAGGCACCGTTGCTTCAGTACCTGAGTATAATGATTCAAAACATGAATAGTGACATTTCAATTT ATTATTGTTTTAGCAATGACTACATCAACAATATTATAGGACACAAGTTTGAATTTGGAGGAGATCTAGCGTTATATTATGTTTCCTTTttgag AGCAGTGGGcaataaattaaacaaagataCACTTTGCCTTCTTCTGAAGGTTCACGGG GATGCTGTAGCGTCATTTCCCCTGTATGAAGAGGCTCTCAAATTTGCCCACCATGGGGATAAGATGATTCAGACAGCTATTCGTGCATTAAATCTCAGTATATATAATG CTAGTGATGATATGGTTTATCAATATATAACAACTCCTCCAGTCTCAAGGTATTTCTCAGATATGGTTTCAAGCTTAAGCAAGAAGTTCTTTCATCTAGATGCCCTTGTCCACGATGCAGA GATGCGTACACgtcaaaagaaagaagaaatacTTTTGGAAACTGATAAGATAGTCGATGATCTGTATTACTTGAAGGACATACTTGGTATTGGCGAGTCTCGTTTGAGTAGAGCAGTTACTGAAAATCTTCTCAGAATATTAATCGTTCCCATATTACTCCCATTACTGCAGATGGGGCAGAGTAAT GGCTCAAATCTGTCTGCAGTTACGTCTTTCTATACTatttcttgtcttcttcaagTCATTGGTGGAAAAGGCATATTCAACTTTGTCGCCGAAGTTATTTTATATCCTCATATGACCTCAAGTGTGAGAGATGCTGTTCAAAGGGACTCAACTGAGAGCGATGGTCATGCTAAATCTATATTGAGTGAAATGGGAATAGTATCTTCTAGTCATGAGACTGAAGGAGCAGAAAATAATAGCCTCCTTACTGATACTGTCTCTATCAAAAG gagtggaataCTAGCACATATTTTCTCCGAGAATCATAGTCTATTGCTAGCATCACTATTCTTGTTGTTTATTTTAGCAGAAACAAAAG ATCTTCATCCTTTGCTGGCTCAAATGACTGGATTAAGTGGAATGCAATATATGATT GATGTGGATGGTAGTATTGGAAATCTCCTATGGAAACATATGGATGTG ATTTTAAATGCATTATTGAAGGTTTTAGCAAGTCAACCACCTTACTCTATACTAATACAATGGCATACAGGGTGGTTCTTGCGGAAGCTTTTGATTTGTCAAGGAAAAGGGCTTAGTGATCATAATTTCCAGCTATTCAAT ACCTCATATCAGCAGTCCCGTGAATGTCTTCAGAAAGAACTTGATGGATGCTGGTTTGATCATATACCAGAGGCTTTCAGAAATGAATGGGCAAACTGTAAAGCAG CTCTTCAGGAAGCATCCCAATGTAAAGATCCTTTTTTTGTTCTTGAGCTTGATGTTAGCCAACAAACTACTGATG GTGATGCAACTTCATACTGTGCTTGGCAGAGGATGGTTGACAATGTGAAG GTTTTTATTCTCCATCTTCAACTTAAATCAACAATTTCCAAAGGAGAATTGCTTGAAGAGCCCTTGCTGGACAGCAGTGCAATTGCTGATTCTAGTAATACGCATGCTTCAAATGGTGCGTCTGCAAGCTTTGGGTCGGAGGTTGGTTTAG GATCTGGAATTTCATGTAGAATTTCATTTTCCAAAGCTGGAATCAGGGATATCTACCTGATACCTGTGGCAAAGAAAACATCTGGAAAAGTGATTCTTGCAGAGAAGCATCCTTTCCGCAGTCAACGAGGAATTGTACTTGCTATTGCACCATTGGCTGGTTTAATT CCAAAAATAGATGAGGATCACCCGACATGGTTGCATCTTCAGATAAGAGAGTTTGAACCAAAACTCTACAAAAGTAGAGTTAGAGGCCATCGTTCGGGGAAGTCCAATCATGTGGCTGATGGGAGATGGACACTTGGTTTTCCAAATGCCAAAGCTTGCGAAGCTGCTCGATTGTCAATACTTGAGGAAACCAGGAAGCAAAGATCCTCTGTCGAGAGTGTACTTGCTCCTCTCCTGCAGAATAGTTGTCTCGGAAATTTATCAGAGAGCGAAGATGAGTGA
- the LOC126592746 gene encoding protein TRANSPARENT TESTA 9-like isoform X3, giving the protein MWRSLWRSIDRFSLQYFKYVINELRKIKVVDGHNRELVIDLLQSIVELVTYGDRQDPSIFEYFMEYQVLSEFVRVLKISRNSRIEAPLLQYLSIMIQNMNSDISIYYCFSNDYINNIIGHKFEFGGDLALYYVSFLRAVGNKLNKDTLCLLLKVHGDAVASFPLYEEALKFAHHGDKMIQTAIRALNLSIYNASDDMVYQYITTPPVSRYFSDMVSSLSKKFFHLDALVHDAEMRTRQKKEEILLETDKIVDDLYYLKDILGIGESRLSRAVTENLLRILIVPILLPLLQMGQSNGSNLSAVTSFYTISCLLQVIGGKGIFNFVAEVILYPHMTSSVRDAVQRDSTESDGHAKSILSEMGIVSSSHETEGAENNSLLTDTVSIKRSGILAHIFSENHSLLLASLFLLFILAETKDLHPLLAQMTGLSGMQYMIDVDGSIGNLLWKHMDVILNALLKVLASQPPYSILIQWHTGWFLRKLLICQGKGLSDHNFQLFNTSYQQSRECLQKELDGCWFDHIPEAFRNEWANCKAGDATSYCAWQRMVDNVKVFILHLQLKSTISKGELLEEPLLDSSAIADSSNTHASNGASASFGSEVGLGSGISCRISFSKAGIRDIYLIPVAKKTSGKVILAEKHPFRSQRGIVLAIAPLAGLIPKIDEDHPTWLHLQIREFEPKLYKSRVRGHRSGKSNHVADGRWTLGFPNAKACEAARLSILEETRKQRSSVESVLAPLLQNSCLGNLSESEDE; this is encoded by the exons ATGTGGCGCTCTCTCTGGCGCTCCATCGACCGCTTCTCGCTCCAGTACTTCAA GTATGTAATCAATGAACTGCGgaagatcaaagttgtggacGGGCATAACAGG GAACTAGTCATAGATTTATTACAGTCCATAGTGGAGCTAGTTACTTATGGCGATAGACAAGACCCATCGATTTTCGA ATATTTTATGGAATACCAAGTTTTATCAGAATTTGTTCGTGTGCTAAAGATCAGTAGAAATTCAAGAATTGAGGCACCGTTGCTTCAGTACCTGAGTATAATGATTCAAAACATGAATAGTGACATTTCAATTT ATTATTGTTTTAGCAATGACTACATCAACAATATTATAGGACACAAGTTTGAATTTGGAGGAGATCTAGCGTTATATTATGTTTCCTTTttgag AGCAGTGGGcaataaattaaacaaagataCACTTTGCCTTCTTCTGAAGGTTCACGGG GATGCTGTAGCGTCATTTCCCCTGTATGAAGAGGCTCTCAAATTTGCCCACCATGGGGATAAGATGATTCAGACAGCTATTCGTGCATTAAATCTCAGTATATATAATG CTAGTGATGATATGGTTTATCAATATATAACAACTCCTCCAGTCTCAAGGTATTTCTCAGATATGGTTTCAAGCTTAAGCAAGAAGTTCTTTCATCTAGATGCCCTTGTCCACGATGCAGA GATGCGTACACgtcaaaagaaagaagaaatacTTTTGGAAACTGATAAGATAGTCGATGATCTGTATTACTTGAAGGACATACTTGGTATTGGCGAGTCTCGTTTGAGTAGAGCAGTTACTGAAAATCTTCTCAGAATATTAATCGTTCCCATATTACTCCCATTACTGCAGATGGGGCAGAGTAAT GGCTCAAATCTGTCTGCAGTTACGTCTTTCTATACTatttcttgtcttcttcaagTCATTGGTGGAAAAGGCATATTCAACTTTGTCGCCGAAGTTATTTTATATCCTCATATGACCTCAAGTGTGAGAGATGCTGTTCAAAGGGACTCAACTGAGAGCGATGGTCATGCTAAATCTATATTGAGTGAAATGGGAATAGTATCTTCTAGTCATGAGACTGAAGGAGCAGAAAATAATAGCCTCCTTACTGATACTGTCTCTATCAAAAG gagtggaataCTAGCACATATTTTCTCCGAGAATCATAGTCTATTGCTAGCATCACTATTCTTGTTGTTTATTTTAGCAGAAACAAAAG ATCTTCATCCTTTGCTGGCTCAAATGACTGGATTAAGTGGAATGCAATATATGATT GATGTGGATGGTAGTATTGGAAATCTCCTATGGAAACATATGGATGTG ATTTTAAATGCATTATTGAAGGTTTTAGCAAGTCAACCACCTTACTCTATACTAATACAATGGCATACAGGGTGGTTCTTGCGGAAGCTTTTGATTTGTCAAGGAAAAGGGCTTAGTGATCATAATTTCCAGCTATTCAAT ACCTCATATCAGCAGTCCCGTGAATGTCTTCAGAAAGAACTTGATGGATGCTGGTTTGATCATATACCAGAGGCTTTCAGAAATGAATGGGCAAACTGTAAAGCAG GTGATGCAACTTCATACTGTGCTTGGCAGAGGATGGTTGACAATGTGAAG GTTTTTATTCTCCATCTTCAACTTAAATCAACAATTTCCAAAGGAGAATTGCTTGAAGAGCCCTTGCTGGACAGCAGTGCAATTGCTGATTCTAGTAATACGCATGCTTCAAATGGTGCGTCTGCAAGCTTTGGGTCGGAGGTTGGTTTAG GATCTGGAATTTCATGTAGAATTTCATTTTCCAAAGCTGGAATCAGGGATATCTACCTGATACCTGTGGCAAAGAAAACATCTGGAAAAGTGATTCTTGCAGAGAAGCATCCTTTCCGCAGTCAACGAGGAATTGTACTTGCTATTGCACCATTGGCTGGTTTAATT CCAAAAATAGATGAGGATCACCCGACATGGTTGCATCTTCAGATAAGAGAGTTTGAACCAAAACTCTACAAAAGTAGAGTTAGAGGCCATCGTTCGGGGAAGTCCAATCATGTGGCTGATGGGAGATGGACACTTGGTTTTCCAAATGCCAAAGCTTGCGAAGCTGCTCGATTGTCAATACTTGAGGAAACCAGGAAGCAAAGATCCTCTGTCGAGAGTGTACTTGCTCCTCTCCTGCAGAATAGTTGTCTCGGAAATTTATCAGAGAGCGAAGATGAGTGA
- the LOC126592746 gene encoding protein TRANSPARENT TESTA 9-like isoform X4: MNCGRSKLWTGITGYFMEYQVLSEFVRVLKISRNSRIEAPLLQYLSIMIQNMNSDISIYYCFSNDYINNIIGHKFEFGGDLALYYVSFLRAVGNKLNKDTLCLLLKVHGDAVASFPLYEEALKFAHHGDKMIQTAIRALNLSIYNASDDMVYQYITTPPVSRYFSDMVSSLSKKFFHLDALVHDAEMRTRQKKEEILLETDKIVDDLYYLKDILGIGESRLSRAVTENLLRILIVPILLPLLQMGQSNGSNLSAVTSFYTISCLLQVIGGKGIFNFVAEVILYPHMTSSVRDAVQRDSTESDGHAKSILSEMGIVSSSHETEGAENNSLLTDTVSIKRSGILAHIFSENHSLLLASLFLLFILAETKDLHPLLAQMTGLSGMQYMIDVDGSIGNLLWKHMDVILNALLKVLASQPPYSILIQWHTGWFLRKLLICQGKGLSDHNFQLFNTSYQQSRECLQKELDGCWFDHIPEAFRNEWANCKAALQEASQCKDPFFVLELDVSQQTTDGDATSYCAWQRMVDNVKVFILHLQLKSTISKGELLEEPLLDSSAIADSSNTHASNGASASFGSEVGLGSGISCRISFSKAGIRDIYLIPVAKKTSGKVILAEKHPFRSQRGIVLAIAPLAGLIPKIDEDHPTWLHLQIREFEPKLYKSRVRGHRSGKSNHVADGRWTLGFPNAKACEAARLSILEETRKQRSSVESVLAPLLQNSCLGNLSESEDE; the protein is encoded by the exons ATGAACTGCGgaagatcaaagttgtggacGGGCATAACAGG ATATTTTATGGAATACCAAGTTTTATCAGAATTTGTTCGTGTGCTAAAGATCAGTAGAAATTCAAGAATTGAGGCACCGTTGCTTCAGTACCTGAGTATAATGATTCAAAACATGAATAGTGACATTTCAATTT ATTATTGTTTTAGCAATGACTACATCAACAATATTATAGGACACAAGTTTGAATTTGGAGGAGATCTAGCGTTATATTATGTTTCCTTTttgag AGCAGTGGGcaataaattaaacaaagataCACTTTGCCTTCTTCTGAAGGTTCACGGG GATGCTGTAGCGTCATTTCCCCTGTATGAAGAGGCTCTCAAATTTGCCCACCATGGGGATAAGATGATTCAGACAGCTATTCGTGCATTAAATCTCAGTATATATAATG CTAGTGATGATATGGTTTATCAATATATAACAACTCCTCCAGTCTCAAGGTATTTCTCAGATATGGTTTCAAGCTTAAGCAAGAAGTTCTTTCATCTAGATGCCCTTGTCCACGATGCAGA GATGCGTACACgtcaaaagaaagaagaaatacTTTTGGAAACTGATAAGATAGTCGATGATCTGTATTACTTGAAGGACATACTTGGTATTGGCGAGTCTCGTTTGAGTAGAGCAGTTACTGAAAATCTTCTCAGAATATTAATCGTTCCCATATTACTCCCATTACTGCAGATGGGGCAGAGTAAT GGCTCAAATCTGTCTGCAGTTACGTCTTTCTATACTatttcttgtcttcttcaagTCATTGGTGGAAAAGGCATATTCAACTTTGTCGCCGAAGTTATTTTATATCCTCATATGACCTCAAGTGTGAGAGATGCTGTTCAAAGGGACTCAACTGAGAGCGATGGTCATGCTAAATCTATATTGAGTGAAATGGGAATAGTATCTTCTAGTCATGAGACTGAAGGAGCAGAAAATAATAGCCTCCTTACTGATACTGTCTCTATCAAAAG gagtggaataCTAGCACATATTTTCTCCGAGAATCATAGTCTATTGCTAGCATCACTATTCTTGTTGTTTATTTTAGCAGAAACAAAAG ATCTTCATCCTTTGCTGGCTCAAATGACTGGATTAAGTGGAATGCAATATATGATT GATGTGGATGGTAGTATTGGAAATCTCCTATGGAAACATATGGATGTG ATTTTAAATGCATTATTGAAGGTTTTAGCAAGTCAACCACCTTACTCTATACTAATACAATGGCATACAGGGTGGTTCTTGCGGAAGCTTTTGATTTGTCAAGGAAAAGGGCTTAGTGATCATAATTTCCAGCTATTCAAT ACCTCATATCAGCAGTCCCGTGAATGTCTTCAGAAAGAACTTGATGGATGCTGGTTTGATCATATACCAGAGGCTTTCAGAAATGAATGGGCAAACTGTAAAGCAG CTCTTCAGGAAGCATCCCAATGTAAAGATCCTTTTTTTGTTCTTGAGCTTGATGTTAGCCAACAAACTACTGATG GTGATGCAACTTCATACTGTGCTTGGCAGAGGATGGTTGACAATGTGAAG GTTTTTATTCTCCATCTTCAACTTAAATCAACAATTTCCAAAGGAGAATTGCTTGAAGAGCCCTTGCTGGACAGCAGTGCAATTGCTGATTCTAGTAATACGCATGCTTCAAATGGTGCGTCTGCAAGCTTTGGGTCGGAGGTTGGTTTAG GATCTGGAATTTCATGTAGAATTTCATTTTCCAAAGCTGGAATCAGGGATATCTACCTGATACCTGTGGCAAAGAAAACATCTGGAAAAGTGATTCTTGCAGAGAAGCATCCTTTCCGCAGTCAACGAGGAATTGTACTTGCTATTGCACCATTGGCTGGTTTAATT CCAAAAATAGATGAGGATCACCCGACATGGTTGCATCTTCAGATAAGAGAGTTTGAACCAAAACTCTACAAAAGTAGAGTTAGAGGCCATCGTTCGGGGAAGTCCAATCATGTGGCTGATGGGAGATGGACACTTGGTTTTCCAAATGCCAAAGCTTGCGAAGCTGCTCGATTGTCAATACTTGAGGAAACCAGGAAGCAAAGATCCTCTGTCGAGAGTGTACTTGCTCCTCTCCTGCAGAATAGTTGTCTCGGAAATTTATCAGAGAGCGAAGATGAGTGA